A window of the Haloarcula rubripromontorii genome harbors these coding sequences:
- the mch gene encoding methenyltetrahydromethanopterin cyclohydrolase — protein MDSLNRMATELVDEAIDFADELTIDVHALEGDAAVLDFGVEVPGAVEAGMLLAEIQTAGLATVQSTMDTVGGAPLNHVELSTDHPALALLCSQKGGWELAVDDFEALGSGPARALVAEEEAFQRIGYREDADFAVLALETDKLPDEDVASQVAERTGVPETGVFLPSFATASVTGSVVAAARAAELAVFRLAELGFDPVSVLSATGRAPVAPVAGDEATAMARTTDALAYGSEVHLTVDESFDRFDEVPSVAAREYGEPLEGVFEDVDWDFAELPVELFGPAAVTIDVVGGDTHVVGETSKRVLAESFGL, from the coding sequence ATGGATAGTCTCAATCGAATGGCCACAGAACTCGTCGACGAGGCCATCGACTTCGCGGACGAACTCACGATAGACGTACACGCGCTGGAGGGCGACGCCGCGGTGCTGGATTTCGGTGTCGAGGTCCCCGGCGCTGTCGAGGCCGGCATGCTGCTGGCGGAAATCCAGACGGCCGGGCTGGCGACGGTTCAGTCCACGATGGACACCGTCGGCGGCGCACCGTTGAACCACGTCGAACTGTCGACGGACCACCCGGCGCTGGCCCTGCTGTGCTCACAGAAGGGCGGCTGGGAACTGGCCGTCGACGACTTCGAGGCGCTCGGGAGCGGCCCGGCACGCGCGCTGGTGGCCGAGGAAGAGGCCTTCCAGCGCATCGGCTACCGAGAGGACGCTGACTTCGCTGTACTGGCCCTTGAGACCGACAAACTTCCAGATGAGGATGTTGCAAGCCAGGTTGCCGAGCGCACCGGCGTCCCCGAGACGGGCGTGTTCCTGCCGTCGTTCGCGACGGCGAGTGTCACCGGGAGCGTCGTCGCCGCGGCCCGTGCCGCCGAACTGGCCGTCTTCCGGCTGGCCGAACTCGGCTTCGACCCGGTGTCGGTGCTGTCGGCCACCGGCCGCGCGCCGGTCGCGCCCGTCGCCGGCGACGAGGCGACCGCGATGGCCCGGACGACTGACGCGCTCGCCTACGGCAGCGAGGTCCACCTCACCGTCGACGAGTCCTTCGACCGCTTCGACGAGGTCCCCTCCGTCGCCGCCAGAGAGTACGGCGAACCACTAGAGGGTGTTTTCGAGGATGTGGACTGGGACTTCGCGGAGCTTCCCGTCGAACTGTTCGGCCCGGCCGCCGTCACCATCGATGTTGTCGGCGGCGACACGCACGTCGTCGGAGAGACGAGCAAGCGCGTGTTAGCCGAGAGCTTCGGCCTCTGA
- a CDS encoding MTH1187 family thiamine-binding protein, with the protein MTCIGFLSVAPVIEDSMSSYVADAVAALEAFDVEYETTPMGTIIEAEDSEELFAATHAAHEAVGEQTDRVSTFLKIDDKRTVDQQAQDKVDAVEAHLGRAARSDAAEGGD; encoded by the coding sequence GTGACTTGCATAGGGTTTCTCTCGGTCGCACCGGTCATCGAAGACAGCATGTCGTCGTACGTCGCCGACGCCGTCGCAGCGCTGGAGGCGTTCGACGTCGAGTACGAGACGACGCCGATGGGGACGATAATCGAAGCGGAGGACAGCGAGGAACTGTTCGCGGCCACCCACGCCGCTCACGAGGCTGTCGGGGAGCAGACTGACCGCGTGAGCACGTTCCTGAAAATCGACGACAAGCGGACCGTCGACCAGCAGGCACAAGACAAGGTCGACGCCGTCGAAGCGCATCTCGGTCGGGCGGCCAGAAGCGACGCGGCCGAAGGCGGAGATTAA
- a CDS encoding HVO_2922 family protein: MTDETVHESQETRSRRGIASYFRRLANRLSRGEPVPADEEQTVTVAPPAESDFEVGVEREDGTVTLEIEMEWEEEEGAVETEVVASKATFEVYEDRGEQYRWRLVHDNGNIIADSGEGYASKQKAKQGLESVKNNAPGAYVVDQTRDETAPDEGGSKATFELFKDSEDKARWRLRHDNGEIIADCGQGYASKQKAKQGLQSVKTNARGAPVEDTE, translated from the coding sequence ATGACAGACGAGACAGTCCACGAGTCACAGGAAACGCGTAGTCGCAGAGGAATCGCGTCGTACTTCCGACGATTGGCCAACAGACTCAGCCGCGGCGAGCCCGTGCCGGCCGACGAGGAACAGACTGTGACGGTCGCCCCGCCGGCCGAATCTGACTTCGAGGTCGGGGTCGAGCGCGAGGACGGCACCGTTACCCTCGAAATCGAGATGGAGTGGGAGGAAGAAGAGGGGGCAGTTGAGACCGAAGTCGTCGCGAGCAAGGCCACGTTCGAGGTGTATGAGGACCGCGGCGAGCAGTACCGCTGGCGACTCGTCCACGACAACGGGAACATCATCGCCGACAGCGGCGAGGGGTACGCCTCCAAGCAGAAGGCAAAGCAAGGGCTCGAGAGCGTCAAGAACAACGCCCCCGGCGCGTACGTCGTCGACCAGACGAGAGACGAGACGGCTCCCGACGAGGGGGGAAGCAAGGCGACGTTCGAACTGTTCAAAGACAGCGAGGACAAGGCCCGCTGGCGGCTCCGCCACGACAACGGTGAGATAATCGCCGACTGCGGGCAGGGCTACGCCTCCAAGCAGAAGGCGAAACAGGGTCTCCAGAGCGTGAAGACGAACGCGCGCGGTGCACCGGTCGAAGACACCGAGTAA